From a single Sorghum bicolor cultivar BTx623 chromosome 5, Sorghum_bicolor_NCBIv3, whole genome shotgun sequence genomic region:
- the LOC8083106 gene encoding probable rhamnogalacturonate lyase B translates to MLRGSSGFYCYAIFEHDRAYPALNITEARLVFKLNPAKFNYMAITDDIQRYMPSAVDREEPRAVPLAYKEAVLLVDPKEPQFRGEVDDKYQYSLDNKDNVVHGWISGSDPNPIGFWVITPSNEFKSGGPLKRELTSHVGPTSLTMFMGTHYVGKYMVADIDDGEEWKKVLGPVFIYLNSGPKTGDLWEDAKAQAEAEARSWPYGFLASPDFPKSAERGSVTGRLLVSDRHLNKKHDMPAGAAAYVGLASPGQPGSWATESKGYQFWTRAASDGTFTIANVREGVYDLYAFVPGVLGDYYDRGSPSSPLTVAPGRAVAVGDLVFEPPRSGPTVWEIGVPDRTAAEFYVPDPDPRYVNRVFVGDRDRYRQYGLWERYAELYPDKDLVFTVGESNESKDWFFAHVTRKVGQVAVPTTWQIRFSLDSVEADGDYTLRIAIAASERCRLQVQVNDDGDDARRGGVFTAAGDMAMGDDNAITRHGIHGMQRSLEFAVGGHLLRRGGNTIGLKLISHQQGPEGPAMVAGVMYDYIRLEGPPSSRGVASRGVPLHRVWVQILLVSSLACFLVMSQ, encoded by the exons ATGCTGAGAGGTAGCTCTGGGTTCTACTGCTATGCCATCTTTGAGCATGACAGGGCCTACCCTGCTCTCAACATCACCGAAGCTCGGCTTGTCTTCAAGCTTAACCCGGCAAA GTTCAATTACATGGCTATTACAGACGACATACAGAGGTACATGCCCAGCGCGGTGGACAGAGAAGAACCTCGTGCTGTCCCACTGGCTTACAAGGAGGCTGTTCTGCTGGTTGACCCCAAGGAACCCCAATTCAGAGGAGAG GTAGATGACAAGTACCAGTACTCTCTGGATAACAAGGACAACGTTGTTCACGGATGGATCAGCGGCAGCGATCCAAACCCAATTGGTTTCTGGGTCATCACTCCCAGCAACGAGTTCAAGAGCGGTGGCCCTCTCAAACGGGAGCTCACCTCCCATGTCGGCCCCACATCTCTCACC ATGTTTATGGGGACGCATTATGTCGGCAAGTACATGGTGGCCGacatcgacgacggcgaggagtGGAAGAAGGTCCTCGGCCCCGTGTTCATCTACCTCAACTCAGGTCCCAAGACAGGCGACCTGTGGGAGGACGCCAAGGCGCAGGCGGAGGCCGAGGCGAGGAGCTGGCCCTACGGCTTCCTGGCGTCACCGGACTTCCCCAAGTCAGCCGAGAGAGGGTCCGTCACCGGGAGGCTGTTGGTCAGCGACAGGCACCTGAACAAGAAGCACGACATGCCCGCCGGGGCGGCGGCCTACGTCGGCCTGGCCTCGCCGGGGCAGCCGGGCTCCTGGGCGACGGAGAGCAAGGGGTACCAGTTCTGGACGAGGGCCGCGTCCgacggcaccttcaccatcgcCAACGTCAGGGAAGGCGTGTACGACCTGTACGCCTTCGTTCCGGGGGTTCTTGGAGACTACTACGACCGCGgctcgccgtcgtcgccgcTGACCGTAGCGCCTGGCCGTGCCGTCGCCGTCGGTGACCTTGTCTTCGAGCCCCCGAGGTCCGGCCCGACGGTGTGGGAGATTGGCGTCCCCGACCGTACGGCGGCGGAGTTCTACGTCCCGGACCCGGACCCCAGGTACGTCAACAGGGTCTTCGTCGGCGACCGAGACAGGTACCGGCAGTACGGTCTCTGGGAGAGGTACGCCGAGTTGTACCCGGACAAGGATCTCGTCTTCACCGTCGGTGAAAGCAACGAATCCAAGGACTGGTTCTTTGCACACGTCACAAG AAAGGTTGGCCAGGTTGCCGTGCCAACGACATGGCAGATACGGTTCAGTCTGGACAGCGTCGAGGCTGACGGCGACTACACGCTGCGGATCGCCATTGCAGCTTCTGAAAGGTGCAGGTTGCAGGTGCAAGTGAATGACGATGGGGATGATGCGAGGAGAGGCGGGGTGTTTACGGCGGCCGGCGACATGGCCATGGGGGACGACAACGCCATCACGCGCCACGGGATACACGGCATGCAGCGGAGCCTCGAGTTCGCGGTCGGGGGCCACCTGCTGCGGCGAGGCGGCAACACCATTGGCCTAAAACTCATCAGCCACCAGCAAGGACCGGAAGGTCCGGCCATGGTCGCCGGAGTCATGTATGACTACATCCGCCTAGAAGGGCCG